One region of Bacteroidales bacterium genomic DNA includes:
- a CDS encoding SpoIIE family protein phosphatase, with protein MRSRLTRNVLLITFFVSFCYVSDAQVYKFRHYGINQGLCHYTINSIVQDKYGFIWFASGLGLCRYDGIEFTTPEQELPTLNVTASFKDKSGNLWFGYDDGLILKYDGLNFSLEDTSKNSEITQIIQSPKGDILATTLNGSIVRISEKKVTYLTLDTTNKIIYSICFIDENRLFIGCLDGLFIYRYDDEKDNLSLIKRVDVPNSLIRSVIPGSQDNFWVATEEDGIYSIKSVRDDLIIKKMDIPVIEDASVQSVNEDDRNDLWISTFGKGLFRVQYTHELVTENLYNYNYENGLGSDFVKQVFFDNQQNLWVGTMQGVSSLTNRSISFLEKIPYVWNNASAIYSKDNTAYWAAGIGAIVKFAPNPDESHIILNQANGVPNDRITALHMDKHENLWIGTEKSGLFRLPKDSREVLPYYRSENSLSNTIQAITSVNDSIVYASRNGVVIINTQTGGSKVINTFNGLPHNNIKDIYKDSKGIVWIATSSNSVISINKLLGHQNNLSVIGKEDRLTVEGDAKVEFTSITEGRLGNIWAGTDGNGVYMFDRKNDTVYHFTSLDGLKSDYCYAISSDKNNHVWIGHRQGLSRINIQQLTITTYGKEDGITGDVNPNTMLVNESNELMVGLTDGVLLYDINADESINQAPILNLINVTIGDQTFNPNEPLVLPYDQDKYKVHFNFVGLHYRNPEAVTYQYILEGFEKEWSHLSSFNFAIYPSLADGEYKFWVKSCNGDDCTDPTLLFTLKINKPFWKTWWFILLVIGILVGIVYIIITIRERNHRIQQEYLERELDARTKEVLEQKEEIEEKNRDITDSINYAQRIQFSVLPSTKTLLENCSGAFIFYRPRDIVSGDFYWFEYFPETECLLIVCADSTGHGVPGAFMSLIGTTLIKDIVMRPEIQTPKEILYRLDENIQSTLNQNQESEQANDGMDIVVCEINTRTYFTRISSAMRPFVVYHDGVPTTYKGSHSSIGGQQLRNKTFEQVELQLSKGDIIYMFTDGYPDQFGGPAGKKFKMNRLQSVFEDIHNRDMDEQYRVIKENFDLWKGNIEQLDDVLMIGVKI; from the coding sequence ATGAGAAGCAGGCTCACCCGGAATGTTCTCCTTATCACATTTTTCGTGTCATTCTGTTATGTAAGTGATGCCCAGGTATACAAGTTCAGGCATTACGGTATAAATCAGGGACTTTGCCATTATACCATTAATTCAATTGTTCAGGATAAATATGGCTTCATCTGGTTCGCTTCCGGGTTGGGATTATGTCGTTATGACGGAATTGAATTTACAACACCTGAGCAGGAATTACCAACTCTTAATGTAACTGCTTCATTTAAAGACAAATCCGGGAATCTCTGGTTTGGATATGACGACGGACTCATTCTTAAATATGATGGCTTAAATTTCTCATTAGAAGATACATCAAAAAACTCTGAAATCACCCAGATCATCCAATCCCCTAAAGGAGATATCCTGGCTACAACCCTGAATGGTTCTATCGTCCGTATTTCAGAAAAAAAGGTGACTTATCTTACCCTGGATACGACTAATAAGATTATTTATTCCATATGTTTTATTGATGAAAACCGTCTGTTTATCGGATGTCTCGATGGTTTATTCATTTACAGATATGACGATGAAAAAGATAACTTATCCCTTATAAAAAGGGTAGATGTTCCGAATTCACTGATCCGGTCTGTCATTCCAGGCTCACAGGATAATTTTTGGGTAGCAACAGAAGAAGACGGAATTTACAGCATAAAATCTGTTAGAGATGACTTGATCATCAAAAAGATGGACATCCCTGTGATTGAAGACGCCAGTGTACAGTCTGTCAATGAGGATGATCGAAATGACCTATGGATCTCTACGTTTGGGAAAGGGCTTTTCCGTGTACAGTACACCCACGAACTGGTCACTGAGAACCTGTACAATTATAACTATGAAAACGGATTAGGAAGTGATTTCGTCAAGCAGGTTTTTTTCGATAATCAGCAAAATCTGTGGGTAGGTACTATGCAAGGGGTCTCTTCTCTAACTAATCGTTCCATTTCCTTTTTGGAAAAAATCCCATATGTGTGGAACAACGCTTCAGCAATATATTCCAAGGACAATACGGCATATTGGGCGGCAGGTATAGGCGCTATAGTAAAATTTGCTCCGAACCCGGACGAATCACATATTATCCTGAACCAGGCCAATGGTGTTCCAAATGATCGTATTACGGCACTTCATATGGATAAACACGAAAATTTATGGATTGGTACGGAAAAAAGCGGTCTTTTCAGGTTACCAAAGGATTCCCGGGAAGTTCTTCCGTATTATCGCTCCGAAAATTCCTTATCCAATACCATACAAGCCATCACATCCGTCAACGACAGTATTGTCTATGCCTCGCGTAACGGGGTAGTCATTATTAATACCCAAACCGGCGGATCAAAAGTAATCAATACCTTTAATGGTTTGCCTCATAACAACATCAAGGATATTTACAAAGACTCAAAAGGTATTGTCTGGATTGCCACCAGCAGTAATTCTGTGATAAGCATCAATAAACTTCTTGGCCATCAAAACAATCTGTCTGTTATCGGGAAAGAAGACAGGCTTACCGTTGAAGGAGATGCAAAAGTTGAATTTACATCCATTACCGAAGGCCGCCTTGGAAATATATGGGCCGGAACAGACGGCAACGGGGTATACATGTTCGACAGGAAAAATGATACCGTATATCATTTTACCTCACTTGACGGTTTAAAATCCGACTATTGTTATGCGATATCATCAGACAAAAATAACCATGTATGGATTGGACATCGCCAGGGATTAAGCCGCATAAATATCCAGCAACTTACCATTACCACTTATGGAAAAGAAGATGGAATTACAGGTGATGTTAATCCGAATACCATGTTGGTGAACGAAAGCAATGAATTGATGGTAGGCCTTACTGATGGTGTATTGTTATACGATATCAATGCTGATGAGAGCATCAATCAGGCACCGATCCTTAATCTGATCAACGTTACTATTGGAGACCAGACATTTAACCCAAACGAGCCTTTGGTACTTCCGTATGACCAGGATAAATATAAAGTTCATTTCAATTTTGTAGGATTGCATTACCGCAATCCTGAAGCAGTAACCTATCAATATATTTTGGAGGGATTCGAAAAAGAATGGTCGCATCTTTCAAGTTTTAACTTTGCCATCTATCCCAGTTTAGCGGATGGAGAATATAAGTTCTGGGTAAAATCCTGTAATGGTGACGATTGTACTGATCCCACTTTGTTGTTCACATTAAAAATCAATAAACCTTTCTGGAAAACCTGGTGGTTTATTCTTTTGGTAATAGGGATCTTAGTGGGTATCGTCTATATCATCATTACCATTCGCGAACGCAACCACAGGATTCAACAGGAATATCTGGAACGGGAGCTGGATGCACGTACCAAGGAAGTTTTAGAACAAAAAGAAGAAATTGAAGAAAAGAACAGGGATATCACGGATAGTATCAATTATGCGCAACGTATCCAATTCAGTGTGCTTCCTTCTACTAAAACTTTGTTGGAGAATTGTTCCGGTGCTTTTATTTTTTACCGGCCACGCGACATTGTCAGTGGTGATTTTTACTGGTTCGAATATTTTCCGGAAACAGAATGCCTGTTGATCGTTTGTGCCGATTCAACCGGCCATGGGGTTCCAGGAGCATTTATGTCTCTTATCGGAACCACACTGATCAAAGACATTGTAATGCGCCCTGAAATTCAAACCCCTAAAGAGATCCTTTACCGTCTGGATGAAAATATACAATCAACCCTTAACCAGAATCAGGAATCTGAACAGGCTAATGATGGTATGGATATTGTCGTCTGCGAAATCAATACCCGGACATATTTTACCCGGATTTCTTCCGCAATGCGTCCTTTTGTGGTTTATCACGATGGAGTTCCTACTACATATAAGGGTAGCCATTCTTCAATAGGTGGTCAGCAGCTAAGGAATAAAACATTTGAACAGGTTGAGTTACAACTCTCTAAAGGAGATATCATTTATATGTTCACGGATGGTTATCCGGACCAGTTTGGCGGACCGGCAGGAAAAAAATTCAAGATGAACCGCCTTCAAAGTGTTTTTGAAGACATACACAATCGTGATATGGATGAACAATACAGGGTAATCAAAGAAAACTTTGATCTTTGGAAAGGCAATATCGAACAACTGGATGACGTATTGATGATCGGTGTTAAGATCTAA
- a CDS encoding (4Fe-4S)-binding protein: MANPNNREYTNNEITVFWRPSECIHSTICFMRLRTVFNPSKRPWVNMEGASTEEIIKVVDQCPTNALTYKWNKDLDNENTGHETSSEKPDNFLDITIAKNGPLICKGSYSISDNEGRKFRSSGITALCRCAHSKHQPYCDGAHAQTGFSEKR, translated from the coding sequence ATGGCCAATCCTAACAACAGAGAATACACCAATAATGAAATAACCGTATTTTGGCGACCTTCCGAATGTATACATTCTACCATTTGTTTTATGAGACTAAGGACTGTTTTCAATCCGTCGAAACGTCCGTGGGTAAATATGGAGGGTGCTTCTACAGAAGAAATCATCAAAGTGGTTGACCAATGCCCCACCAATGCGCTGACTTACAAATGGAACAAAGATTTAGATAATGAAAATACCGGGCACGAAACATCATCAGAGAAGCCTGATAATTTTCTCGATATTACGATTGCTAAAAATGGCCCACTGATCTGTAAAGGATCCTATTCAATTTCTGACAATGAAGGGAGAAAATTCCGTTCATCAGGAATTACTGCATTATGCCGTTGTGCTCATTCAAAACATCAGCCATACTGTGACGGGGCACATGCACAAACCGGATTTTCGGAAAAACGTTAA
- a CDS encoding CDGSH iron-sulfur domain-containing protein: MTNTPKTPNIIIIKKGPIKIEGPHKLNGITKDVSDEEIYLCRCGHSNNQPYCDGSHSQQEWPDNEGF; encoded by the coding sequence ATGACAAATACTCCCAAGACACCGAATATTATAATTATCAAAAAAGGACCTATAAAAATAGAAGGACCACACAAACTGAATGGGATAACAAAAGATGTATCCGATGAAGAAATATATCTATGCAGATGTGGACATTCAAACAATCAACCATATTGTGACGGCTCACATTCTCAACAGGAGTGGCCGGATAATGAAGGTTTTTAG
- a CDS encoding RDD family protein, which yields MSYIEIQTTQNIHLEYETASVGERFIAAALDRILWFFWFLLWYFIIDGLNLKSSLFLVILIAAPVLFYYLCCELLFNGQSVGKRIMSIRVAKVDGTSPSFGDYFLRWIFRLLENTATAAIAIVSMMCTAKCQRLGDLAAKTCVIRTRQKAKLTELPVVDSNHEVFFPSATLLSDKDVSLISQIITNPAIVQNKKGLKQLADKVKDITQTQSESHDLVYLRRILSDYNYLAGKL from the coding sequence ATGTCTTATATTGAAATACAAACCACTCAGAATATTCATCTGGAATATGAGACGGCAAGTGTAGGCGAACGTTTCATTGCGGCTGCACTGGACCGGATACTATGGTTTTTCTGGTTTCTCCTCTGGTATTTTATTATTGATGGTTTGAATTTGAAGAGTTCCTTATTCCTGGTCATTCTGATTGCTGCCCCTGTTCTTTTCTATTATTTGTGTTGCGAATTATTGTTTAACGGGCAAAGTGTAGGCAAAAGGATCATGTCTATCCGGGTGGCAAAAGTGGATGGTACCTCTCCTTCTTTCGGTGATTACTTTCTCCGATGGATATTCAGGTTGTTAGAAAATACCGCTACTGCAGCTATTGCTATTGTCAGCATGATGTGTACTGCCAAATGTCAACGTTTAGGGGATTTAGCCGCTAAAACATGTGTAATCCGGACCAGGCAAAAGGCGAAGTTAACAGAATTACCTGTAGTGGACTCTAACCATGAAGTCTTCTTTCCATCGGCGACCCTTCTTAGTGATAAGGATGTATCTTTGATTTCCCAAATCATTACAAACCCTGCCATTGTACAAAACAAGAAAGGGTTAAAGCAATTGGCCGATAAGGTAAAAGATATCACACAAACTCAATCAGAATCCCATGATCTGGTTTATCTGAGAAGGATATTATCCGATTATAATTATTTAGCAGGAAAGCTATAG
- a CDS encoding TIGR03915 family putative DNA repair protein → MVYMYDGSFDGLLSVVFESYVSKERPVQIVKEQKWHPTFFDTTKQIITDEIKSERVWQSIITRSGTSVSQMLYTAFASELPDIELKIFYYLEKLFADTSGNYSRNLLDEHAFDLFNIARKVRYEAHRFKGFVRFQETSDGLFFSAIDPVFNILSLLAPHFASRYADQKWVIYDTKRDKGIYFDPSGIREIVLTEKQFNQLNGRISHHIRSEDEDLYQKLWKTYYKAINIPERKNTRLMMHFLPRRYWKYLPEKH, encoded by the coding sequence ATGGTGTATATGTATGACGGCAGCTTTGACGGACTTTTATCTGTGGTATTTGAGTCATATGTGTCAAAGGAAAGACCTGTACAGATCGTGAAAGAACAGAAGTGGCATCCGACCTTCTTCGATACTACCAAACAGATCATCACGGATGAAATAAAGAGCGAAAGAGTATGGCAAAGCATCATTACCCGGTCCGGCACAAGCGTATCGCAGATGTTATATACCGCCTTTGCCTCCGAATTACCGGATATTGAGCTCAAAATATTTTATTACCTCGAAAAACTATTTGCTGATACTTCCGGAAACTATTCCAGAAACCTGCTCGATGAACATGCCTTTGATTTATTCAATATCGCCAGAAAGGTCAGGTATGAAGCGCATCGTTTCAAGGGTTTTGTCCGTTTCCAGGAAACATCCGACGGGTTATTTTTTTCTGCCATCGATCCTGTTTTTAATATTCTTTCATTATTAGCCCCTCATTTTGCAAGCCGATATGCTGATCAAAAATGGGTGATCTATGATACCAAGAGGGATAAAGGTATCTATTTTGATCCATCCGGGATCCGGGAAATTGTCCTTACAGAAAAACAATTCAACCAGCTTAACGGAAGAATAAGCCACCACATCAGATCGGAAGATGAGGACCTTTATCAAAAACTCTGGAAAACCTATTATAAAGCGATCAATATCCCGGAAAGAAAGAACACCCGTTTAATGATGCATTTTCTTCCCCGCCGCTATTGGAAATATTTACCGGAAAAGCATTAA
- a CDS encoding M15 family metallopeptidase, producing MKRYYIIFILGGILLFVLLGKRTNNHTEDIVSTKSEDTLLTDIITESRTPPVNYLLDSLGLVNIQDMDSTIGVQLKYATTDNFTGKILYKDFSQAYLQTDVAVMLSKAQQYLQRNYPGLSLLVYDAARPLATQKEMWDQVKDTRHHKYVATPERTSLHNYGAAVDLTISDSLFIPIDMGTEFDFFGKAASVANEPELLEQGILTEQQVQNRKLLREVMYHAGFRSISGEWWHFNACSLTEARQRYPLIEHF from the coding sequence ATGAAAAGATATTATATCATTTTTATTTTGGGGGGAATACTCTTATTTGTTCTATTGGGAAAAAGAACGAATAATCATACAGAAGATATTGTTTCCACTAAAAGCGAAGATACATTACTGACCGATATAATCACTGAATCAAGGACACCACCCGTGAATTATTTGTTGGACAGTCTGGGATTGGTAAATATACAAGATATGGACAGCACCATCGGTGTACAGCTAAAATACGCAACAACGGATAATTTTACAGGAAAAATTCTTTATAAGGATTTTAGCCAGGCGTATTTACAGACAGATGTTGCTGTCATGTTGAGTAAAGCACAACAATACTTACAAAGGAATTATCCCGGCTTAAGCCTGTTGGTTTATGATGCTGCCCGCCCATTAGCTACACAAAAAGAGATGTGGGATCAGGTAAAAGACACCCGTCATCACAAATATGTTGCAACTCCTGAAAGAACCAGCCTCCATAATTACGGTGCTGCGGTGGACCTCACTATTAGTGATAGCCTGTTTATTCCGATAGATATGGGAACAGAATTTGATTTCTTCGGCAAAGCAGCAAGTGTCGCTAATGAACCTGAATTGTTAGAACAAGGTATTTTAACGGAACAACAGGTCCAAAACAGGAAATTACTCAGAGAAGTGATGTATCATGCGGGATTTCGCAGTATCAGCGGGGAATGGTGGCATTTTAATGCCTGCTCATTAACCGAAGCACGGCAAAGGTATCCGTTAATTGAACATTTCTGA
- a CDS encoding prephenate dehydrogenase/arogenate dehydrogenase family protein translates to ESLCLEHDVAVYDTDKRKLRYFFNTHRFVSFEQIGAFLPDLVINAVSLQYTIPAFNDVLPYLPENCIISDITSVKNGLYDYYLSTGRRFVSTHPMFGPTFASLKELSTQNAVIIAEGDDEGKQFFYDFYRSLHLNIYEYSFAQHDKTMAYSLSVPFASSMVFAACMKHQEAPGTTFKKHLDIAQGLLSEDDYLLSEVLFNPYTLPQLEKIQEKLSELVGMITKKDTEALHGFVGSLRENIKEK, encoded by the coding sequence GAATCACTTTGCCTGGAACATGATGTTGCCGTATATGATACCGACAAACGAAAGTTACGGTACTTTTTCAACACACATCGATTTGTTTCTTTTGAACAGATCGGGGCATTTTTACCCGATTTGGTGATCAACGCCGTAAGTTTGCAATATACTATCCCGGCTTTCAATGATGTTTTGCCCTATTTGCCTGAAAACTGTATCATTTCCGATATTACTTCTGTAAAAAACGGTTTATATGATTATTATTTAAGTACAGGCCGCCGTTTTGTGTCCACACACCCTATGTTTGGACCTACTTTTGCCAGTTTGAAAGAACTGAGTACACAAAATGCGGTAATCATTGCCGAAGGAGACGATGAAGGGAAGCAGTTTTTTTACGATTTTTATCGTTCGTTGCACTTGAACATTTACGAATATTCATTTGCCCAACACGACAAGACCATGGCATATTCATTGTCCGTCCCGTTTGCATCCTCGATGGTGTTTGCTGCCTGTATGAAACATCAGGAAGCTCCCGGGACTACATTCAAAAAGCATCTTGATATTGCCCAGGGATTGCTTTCAGAAGATGATTATCTGTTAAGCGAGGTGTTATTTAATCCATATACCTTGCCACAATTAGAAAAGATACAGGAAAAGTTATCGGAACTGGTCGGGATGATCACGAAAAAAGATACCGAAGCTTTACACGGATTTGTAGGAAGTTTACGGGAGAATATTAAAGAAAAATAA